One part of the Acidobacteriota bacterium genome encodes these proteins:
- the lpxA gene encoding acyl-ACP--UDP-N-acetylglucosamine O-acyltransferase — translation MLHPTAIISASAELGSNVSVGPYSLIGAHVKLHDDIEIAGHVVVEGPCEIGSGTSVYPFASIGQPPQDLKFKGEETHLVIGQRNVIREYVTLNRGTTNGGGITHVGDDNLFMAQAHVGHDSQVGSHNIFANAATLAGHVTICDHVTVGAYSGVHQFCRVGDHAFIGGYSVVVKDALPYARTVGNHASCYGANTLGLRRKGFSNEAIRHIQHAFHLLLSAKLNTAQALERMKAELSGTPEIDYLIQFIETSARGVTK, via the coding sequence ATGCTCCATCCCACCGCGATCATCAGTGCCAGCGCCGAACTCGGCAGCAATGTCAGCGTCGGCCCGTATTCGCTCATCGGCGCGCACGTCAAATTGCACGACGACATAGAAATTGCCGGGCACGTCGTCGTTGAAGGCCCCTGCGAAATCGGCAGCGGCACTAGCGTCTATCCCTTCGCCTCGATTGGCCAACCGCCACAGGATTTGAAATTCAAAGGCGAAGAGACGCATCTCGTCATCGGTCAGCGCAATGTCATCCGCGAATACGTCACGCTCAATCGTGGCACGACCAACGGCGGCGGCATCACGCACGTGGGCGACGACAATCTGTTTATGGCCCAGGCGCACGTCGGGCACGACAGTCAGGTCGGATCGCACAACATTTTTGCCAATGCCGCGACGCTGGCCGGGCACGTCACGATCTGCGATCACGTGACGGTGGGCGCTTACAGCGGCGTGCATCAATTTTGCCGCGTCGGCGATCACGCTTTCATCGGCGGCTATTCGGTCGTGGTAAAAGATGCGTTGCCTTACGCGCGCACGGTCGGCAATCACGCGTCGTGTTATGGCGCCAACACGCTTGGCTTGCGGCGCAAAGGCTTCAGCAACGAAGCGATTCGCCATATCCAGCACGCCTTTCACTTGCTGCTGTCGGCGAAGCTGAACACTGCGCAGGCGTTGGAACGCATGAAAGCCGAGCTGAGCGGCACACCTGAGATTGATTACTTAATCCAATTCATCGAAACGTCGGCCCGCGGCGTGACAAAGTGA
- the fabZ gene encoding 3-hydroxyacyl-ACP dehydratase FabZ: MDINEIQNIIPHRYPMLLVDRVLEIEPLKRLVAIKNITMNEHVFQGHFPGAPVFPGVLIIEAMAQAGAILLFREIPNRDEKLLYFTGIDEAKFRRPVVPGDQVRLEVTVLKYKMGYAKLHAEAFVDGQLVAEANISSALADRKK; the protein is encoded by the coding sequence ATGGACATCAACGAAATTCAAAACATCATCCCGCATCGTTACCCGATGCTACTGGTTGACCGTGTACTTGAGATCGAGCCGCTCAAACGTTTGGTGGCGATCAAGAACATCACGATGAATGAGCACGTCTTTCAGGGCCATTTTCCCGGCGCGCCCGTATTTCCCGGCGTCCTGATTATCGAAGCGATGGCGCAGGCCGGCGCGATTTTGCTGTTTCGCGAAATCCCCAACCGCGACGAAAAGCTGCTCTATTTCACCGGCATTGACGAAGCCAAATTCCGCCGTCCTGTCGTGCCTGGCGATCAGGTGCGCCTCGAAGTCACCGTGCTCAAATACAAAATGGGCTATGCCAAGCTGCATGCTGAGGCGTTTGTGGATGGTCAATTGGTCGCCGAGGCCAACATCTCTTCCGCGCTGGCTGACCGCAAGAAATAG
- a CDS encoding OmpH family outer membrane protein, whose translation MKLKSNFILRLSALMLVLSLSAVAQDAGKTKVGILELAAFRTEIGELKVKYEKLQVEFGPKQRELESMQTSLEAKQKTLQEATNLTPQQSAGLQEQIQSLQKEIARKGEDAQALAQKREQEETGAIYDKISKFLEQYCAQKGITQVLEAGKLRESALVVYAATAAFITDDFIKEYNKANPAPATAAK comes from the coding sequence ATGAAACTGAAATCGAATTTTATCCTGCGGCTATCCGCACTCATGCTGGTGCTGTCGTTGAGTGCCGTGGCGCAGGATGCTGGCAAAACCAAGGTCGGCATTCTTGAGTTGGCCGCCTTTCGCACCGAAATCGGCGAACTCAAAGTGAAATACGAAAAGCTGCAAGTCGAATTTGGGCCGAAACAGCGTGAACTGGAATCCATGCAAACCTCGCTGGAAGCCAAACAAAAGACCTTGCAGGAAGCGACGAACCTGACCCCGCAACAGTCGGCTGGCCTGCAGGAACAGATTCAATCCCTGCAAAAGGAAATAGCGCGCAAGGGCGAAGACGCCCAGGCGCTGGCGCAGAAACGCGAACAGGAGGAAACCGGCGCGATCTATGACAAGATCAGCAAATTCCTCGAACAGTATTGCGCGCAAAAGGGCATTACCCAAGTGCTTGAAGCCGGGAAGTTGCGCGAATCCGCGTTAGTCGTGTATGCCGCGACAGCGGCCTTTATCACCGACGATTTCATCAAAGAATATAATAAAGCGAACCCTGCGCCGGCGACGGCGGCCAAGTAG
- the lpxD gene encoding UDP-3-O-(3-hydroxymyristoyl)glucosamine N-acyltransferase — MKLAALAERIGAEWHGDGDAEITGVAPLDAAQAGTVTFVAEAARLAAAASCAATALIVPRKLAEHPALAHSNLLSAPNPKLAFARAIQLFYGKPYVARGVSADLAMGEGSAIGADCSIHPRVTIGRNSHIGDRVTLHPGVVIGDHCTVGDDSVFFANVSVYDDTLIGARCRIHSGVVIGADGFSFTPDEQGRQCKLLQVGRVVIEDDVELGANCCVDRAGFGETRIRRGAKFDNLIQLGHNVEIGEDTVVAALAGFSGGTKIGKACIIAGQIGTNQHITVGDRVTITARTGVTKSVAAGKLVGGMMPAMDYQAWRKSQVLYGRLPELFDRLKKLEKELDKSAQ, encoded by the coding sequence ATGAAGTTGGCGGCACTAGCAGAACGAATCGGCGCTGAGTGGCATGGTGACGGCGACGCTGAAATCACCGGCGTGGCGCCGCTCGACGCTGCACAAGCGGGCACCGTGACTTTTGTCGCCGAAGCCGCGCGGCTGGCCGCTGCCGCCAGTTGCGCCGCCACGGCCTTAATCGTGCCCCGCAAACTGGCCGAACATCCGGCGCTGGCCCATAGCAATTTGCTCAGCGCCCCCAACCCAAAACTCGCCTTTGCCCGCGCCATTCAACTGTTTTACGGCAAGCCTTACGTCGCGCGCGGTGTCAGCGCAGACTTGGCAATGGGCGAAGGCTCAGCCATCGGCGCGGATTGCTCCATCCACCCGCGCGTCACGATTGGACGCAACTCGCACATCGGCGACCGCGTCACGCTGCATCCCGGTGTGGTCATCGGCGATCACTGCACGGTCGGCGACGACTCGGTGTTCTTCGCCAATGTTTCGGTGTATGACGACACGCTCATCGGCGCGCGCTGCCGCATTCACAGCGGCGTGGTGATCGGCGCGGACGGTTTCAGCTTCACGCCCGATGAGCAGGGGCGGCAATGCAAGCTCTTGCAAGTGGGCCGCGTCGTGATCGAAGACGATGTCGAACTCGGCGCGAACTGTTGCGTAGACCGCGCGGGCTTTGGCGAAACGCGCATCCGGCGCGGCGCGAAATTCGACAACCTGATTCAGCTCGGCCACAACGTCGAAATCGGCGAAGACACCGTCGTTGCCGCGCTCGCGGGCTTTTCCGGTGGGACGAAAATCGGCAAGGCCTGCATCATCGCCGGGCAAATCGGCACCAACCAGCACATCACGGTTGGCGACCGCGTCACCATTACCGCGCGCACCGGCGTGACCAAAAGCGTCGCAGCGGGCAAACTGGTCGGTGGTATGATGCCGGCGATGGATTATCAGGCCTGGCGCAAATCGCAGGTGCTGTATGGGCGTTTGCCTGAACTGTTCGACCGCTTGAAAAAACTGGAAAAAGAGCTTGATAAAAGTGCCCAATGA
- a CDS encoding OmpH family outer membrane protein, translated as MNRMFFTVALLSALSLAAFAQTPTPPSRTTAAPAAAAATGGTGAEGKIAVLNTAAFRVGLNDLKVKLDALNTEFEPKRKELEALQADVENLKNKINTQGATVSAAVRNGWVEEGTEKERRLKRLNEDYEALGQKRLGDVQGPVYDKVGKLLETYCQQRGIVLVIEAGAAQQAGVLLFASATSDITEDFMKEYNKANPGGAAPAAAPKK; from the coding sequence ATGAACAGAATGTTTTTCACCGTGGCGTTGCTCAGCGCATTGTCGCTGGCCGCTTTCGCACAAACCCCAACCCCACCGTCGCGCACCACTGCGGCACCCGCTGCGGCTGCCGCGACGGGCGGCACGGGCGCTGAGGGTAAAATTGCGGTGCTCAACACCGCCGCGTTTCGCGTCGGCCTCAATGATCTAAAAGTAAAGCTCGATGCGCTCAACACTGAATTCGAACCGAAGCGCAAAGAACTGGAGGCCTTGCAGGCGGATGTCGAGAACCTCAAAAACAAAATCAATACCCAGGGCGCCACGGTCAGCGCCGCCGTGCGCAATGGCTGGGTCGAGGAAGGCACTGAAAAAGAGCGCCGCCTCAAACGGTTGAATGAGGATTACGAAGCGCTCGGCCAAAAGCGGCTGGGCGACGTGCAAGGGCCGGTTTATGACAAGGTTGGCAAGTTGCTCGAAACCTACTGCCAGCAGCGCGGCATTGTGTTGGTGATTGAAGCCGGCGCGGCGCAACAGGCGGGCGTGCTATTGTTTGCTTCGGCGACCTCTGACATCACCGAAGATTTCATGAAGGAATATAACAAGGCCAACCCCGGTGGCGCGGCTCCGGCAGCAGCGCCGAAGAAGTAG